In Alkalihalobacterium alkalinitrilicum, a genomic segment contains:
- a CDS encoding IS91 family transposase has translation MKKQGIVKQILKDHFDGFWKLHNNLFPEKLQKDIQETVEKAMRCGSSDTGYAKYECLGCEGNPAPVFVCFTCKSRFCHRCGKKYTDEWTEKQVECILDVPHRHMVFTVPKELRQVFFKDRKKLNELAKEVAQVFDFWYKKKNKKRQLEVGVITGIHTFGRDLKFNPHIHALVTEGAIDKEKEWVPIDFIPYNYLRKSWQKLLMDLMMKWFPNRADVKQLVDQLYIRYPHGFYVNAEKKMKNAKGAAKYIGRYLARPAIAEYRIEKYDYNSVHFWYEDHQTGKKIDKKVSVYRFIYELIQHIPPKHFRMVGRFGLYSRRKNTQSKKIINVWNFMRTKQIEFLFEQKRRKKTYRQRMMEAFETDPLQCPHCKGKMDLVGIWHSEYGWVYHYMDEIEMIKHWRRRSDEREKAG, from the coding sequence GTGAAGAAGCAAGGTATTGTTAAACAAATTTTGAAGGATCACTTTGATGGATTTTGGAAGCTACACAATAACTTATTTCCAGAAAAACTACAAAAGGATATTCAAGAAACAGTGGAAAAAGCAATGCGTTGTGGATCTAGTGATACGGGATATGCAAAGTACGAGTGTTTAGGGTGTGAAGGGAATCCAGCCCCTGTTTTCGTATGTTTTACATGTAAGAGTCGTTTTTGTCACAGGTGTGGAAAGAAATATACAGATGAATGGACCGAAAAACAAGTGGAATGTATATTAGATGTCCCTCATCGTCATATGGTGTTCACTGTACCAAAAGAGCTTCGCCAGGTGTTCTTTAAAGATCGTAAAAAATTAAATGAGTTAGCTAAAGAAGTAGCACAAGTATTTGATTTTTGGTATAAGAAGAAAAATAAGAAAAGACAGTTAGAAGTTGGTGTCATAACTGGTATTCACACATTCGGAAGAGACCTGAAATTTAACCCACATATTCATGCATTGGTTACTGAGGGCGCAATTGATAAGGAGAAGGAATGGGTTCCAATTGATTTCATTCCTTATAATTATTTGAGAAAGTCTTGGCAAAAATTATTGATGGATTTAATGATGAAATGGTTTCCAAATCGAGCCGATGTTAAACAGTTAGTTGATCAGCTATACATACGGTACCCTCATGGCTTTTATGTGAATGCAGAAAAAAAGATGAAGAATGCGAAAGGAGCTGCCAAATATATCGGGAGATATTTAGCTAGACCAGCGATTGCCGAATATCGAATTGAAAAGTATGACTATAACTCTGTTCACTTTTGGTACGAAGATCATCAGACTGGCAAAAAGATCGATAAAAAAGTGTCTGTTTATCGGTTTATTTATGAGCTCATTCAACATATACCACCAAAACATTTTCGAATGGTAGGACGGTTTGGTCTGTACAGCCGTCGAAAAAATACGCAGTCAAAAAAGATTATAAATGTGTGGAACTTTATGCGTACGAAACAGATTGAATTTCTCTTTGAACAAAAGAGAAGAAAGAAAACATACCGTCAACGAATGATGGAAGCTTTTGAAACTGATCCTCTTCAATGTCCGCACTGTAAAGGGAAAATGGATCTAGTAGGAATATGGCATTCGGAGTATGGCTGGGTCTATCATTATATGGACGAAATTGAAATGATCAAACATTGGAGGAGAAGAAGTGATGAGCGAGAAAAAGCAGGATAA
- a CDS encoding GNAT family N-acetyltransferase, with the protein MILRDALSKELPTIRLQRVQAYEEYASVLPEGHWQALKQSILSEADLQAEAEIIVAEVEGEIAGSVVLFPPKVKAYEGFGDVLNHYEIRMLAVAPSARGTGVASALVKECINRTKNKGHRSIGLHTGEFMKNAIKLYEQFGFTRIPEDDFEPANDGIIVKAFRLEI; encoded by the coding sequence ATGATCCTACGTGATGCTCTATCAAAGGAATTACCCACCATCCGCCTGCAACGTGTGCAAGCTTATGAAGAATACGCCAGTGTACTCCCTGAAGGCCACTGGCAAGCGTTAAAACAATCGATCCTCTCAGAAGCCGATTTACAAGCTGAAGCGGAAATCATCGTCGCGGAAGTCGAAGGAGAAATCGCGGGCAGTGTCGTGCTTTTTCCCCCAAAAGTAAAAGCATACGAAGGATTTGGTGATGTACTCAATCACTATGAAATACGAATGCTAGCTGTAGCCCCTTCAGCCCGTGGAACAGGAGTCGCATCTGCTCTAGTCAAGGAATGCATTAACCGTACGAAAAATAAAGGCCATCGTTCCATCGGCTTACATACAGGGGAATTTATGAAAAATGCAATTAAATTATATGAACAATTTGGCTTCACCCGAATCCCAGAAGACGATTTCGAACCTGCCAATGATGGGATCATTGTAAAGGCGTTTCGGTTAGAGATTTAA
- a CDS encoding glutathione S-transferase C-terminal domain-containing protein — MNPIQNDSLKSTISAKANEISTDGSFNRQTNRFTTPFGNNPGELPVEANRYRLLWTPACPWAHRTVIVRSLLGLDQVISLGTASPLRPKIAQVDWEFSLDENGVDPVLGIQYMSEIYKKTDPEYSGRPTVPVIVDVTNHRVVNNDYFKLTNYLETVWKPFHKEHAPNLYPESLRADIDALNEVIFHDINNGVYKCGFALSQEAYEQAYDQLFARLDELEQRLSNQRFLFGDYITDSDIRFYATLVRFDVAYYSAFNTNRNLIKEFPNLWGYVRDLYQTTGFGDTTDFDSIKKHYHMSITIFVDKENVKILPKGPDLSGWTTPHGRERLSNQKEKFLIDTKE, encoded by the coding sequence TTGAATCCAATTCAAAACGACAGTCTTAAGAGCACGATTAGCGCAAAAGCGAATGAAATCTCAACAGACGGTTCTTTTAATCGACAAACGAATAGATTTACTACCCCTTTTGGAAATAACCCTGGTGAACTTCCTGTTGAAGCGAATCGTTATCGCTTATTATGGACACCCGCTTGCCCTTGGGCCCACCGTACGGTAATTGTTCGAAGTTTACTGGGACTTGATCAAGTGATTAGTCTAGGAACCGCAAGCCCTCTTCGTCCGAAGATTGCTCAAGTAGATTGGGAGTTTTCATTAGATGAAAATGGAGTCGATCCTGTTTTAGGCATTCAATATATGAGCGAAATTTATAAAAAAACAGATCCTGAATACAGCGGAAGACCAACTGTTCCAGTCATCGTCGATGTAACCAATCATCGAGTCGTCAATAACGATTATTTTAAACTAACAAATTATCTAGAAACTGTCTGGAAACCGTTTCATAAAGAACATGCGCCGAATTTATATCCTGAATCATTACGAGCAGACATCGATGCTTTAAACGAAGTCATCTTTCACGACATTAATAATGGTGTATATAAGTGTGGATTTGCTCTCTCTCAAGAAGCATACGAACAAGCATATGATCAATTATTTGCGAGATTAGATGAATTGGAGCAACGTCTATCGAACCAACGTTTCTTATTTGGAGATTATATAACGGACTCGGATATTCGTTTTTATGCTACATTAGTTCGGTTTGACGTAGCGTATTATTCTGCATTTAATACGAATCGTAACCTGATTAAAGAATTCCCGAATTTATGGGGTTACGTTCGCGACTTGTACCAAACAACAGGCTTCGGAGACACAACCGACTTTGACTCGATTAAAAAGCATTATCATATGTCCATTACAATTTTTGTAGATAAAGAGAATGTCAAAATTCTGCCAAAGGGTCCAGACCTATCGGGTTGGACGACTCCACATGGCCGGGAACGCTTAAGTAATCAAAAAGAAAAATTTTTGATCGACACTAAGGAGTGA
- a CDS encoding TetR/AcrR family transcriptional regulator: MPPKKKFSQIQIIDAAFEIAKVEGISHITIRKVADRIGSSIAPIYVNFTDVEDLKKAVMKKIVELSEQKLKEQNSGNPFKDIGIASLKFAEEYPDLVRDLIMNPNEYLQEYDQEMDFIAHMKQDPGLQGFTDDELMMIFVKMRAFQIGLTMMVANRLVPTEFTMDEMIELSGSAAEDIISATRLRKAKE, encoded by the coding sequence ATGCCGCCAAAGAAGAAATTTTCACAAATTCAAATTATAGATGCAGCTTTTGAAATCGCAAAAGTAGAGGGCATTAGCCACATTACCATACGAAAGGTGGCTGACCGAATCGGAAGTTCCATAGCTCCAATTTACGTTAATTTCACAGATGTTGAGGACCTTAAAAAGGCAGTAATGAAAAAAATAGTGGAATTAAGCGAACAAAAGCTTAAAGAACAAAATTCGGGGAACCCCTTTAAAGATATTGGGATTGCTAGTCTTAAATTTGCCGAAGAATATCCTGATCTTGTGAGAGATTTAATAATGAATCCCAACGAGTATTTACAAGAATACGATCAAGAAATGGATTTTATCGCCCACATGAAACAGGATCCAGGCCTTCAGGGATTTACAGATGATGAATTGATGATGATCTTCGTAAAAATGAGAGCCTTTCAAATCGGTTTGACGATGATGGTTGCAAATCGACTAGTTCCAACGGAGTTTACGATGGATGAGATGATAGAACTTTCTGGAAGTGCTGCTGAAGACATTATAAGTGCGACCAGATTACGTAAAGCAAAGGAATAA
- a CDS encoding serine hydrolase domain-containing protein, with translation MTKKVDDAFLQQIVNQMIKKKNNFGAVLCVEQGNDFSWVGSAGNLKDDDPYFIASVTKLYVTAVILKLKTEKQLDLDDSISNYLSEDIIGGLHVLDGVDYSKDITIKHLISNTSGLPDYFAYKQPNGKTVAAELFKGIDRSWKLDETLTLVKQLKPKFKPGQRSKVNYSDTNYQLLGRIIENITTMSMRDVFQTFIFDELGLSKTYVYFDVNDTNPSPIYYKSKKLDLPHYMTSITPEGGIVSTADEVMIFLKAFFSGCFFQKEEIEMLKRWNRIYFPGQFYFGIGLEKLWTPRFISPFRPIQEVLGFWGQSGAFAFYNPERDVYFTGTVNQLSGLGHSAAYQAMIRVLKTIS, from the coding sequence ATGACTAAAAAAGTAGATGATGCATTCCTTCAACAGATCGTAAATCAAATGATTAAAAAGAAAAACAACTTTGGAGCGGTTTTGTGCGTTGAACAAGGAAATGACTTTTCTTGGGTAGGCAGTGCTGGGAACCTTAAAGATGATGATCCGTACTTTATTGCAAGTGTGACGAAATTATATGTGACAGCAGTCATTTTAAAATTAAAAACAGAGAAACAGCTGGATTTAGACGATTCAATATCGAACTATTTATCCGAAGATATCATCGGTGGACTTCATGTACTCGACGGAGTCGATTATTCAAAAGATATTACCATTAAACATTTAATCTCTAATACATCGGGACTACCCGATTATTTTGCCTATAAACAACCCAATGGAAAAACCGTAGCAGCTGAACTTTTCAAAGGGATCGATCGGAGCTGGAAGTTAGACGAAACATTGACGCTAGTGAAGCAATTAAAGCCAAAATTTAAGCCAGGACAAAGAAGCAAAGTCAATTATTCGGATACAAACTACCAACTTCTTGGAAGAATCATAGAAAACATAACAACGATGAGCATGAGAGATGTATTTCAAACGTTTATTTTTGACGAACTTGGCTTATCCAAAACGTATGTTTATTTCGATGTAAATGATACAAATCCCTCACCGATCTATTATAAATCCAAGAAACTCGATTTGCCTCATTATATGACTTCCATTACTCCTGAAGGGGGAATTGTTTCGACGGCGGACGAAGTGATGATATTTTTAAAGGCGTTTTTCAGTGGGTGTTTTTTTCAAAAAGAGGAGATTGAAATGTTAAAGCGGTGGAATAGGATTTATTTCCCTGGTCAATTTTACTTTGGTATTGGCCTCGAAAAGCTATGGACCCCTCGTTTCATCTCACCTTTTCGTCCTATACAAGAAGTATTAGGTTTCTGGGGGCAATCAGGTGCATTTGCCTTTTATAACCCCGAGCGAGATGTATACTTTACAGGAACAGTCAATCAATTGAGTGGTTTAGGTCATAGCGCGGCTTATCAAGCGATGATCCGTGTACTTAAAACTATTTCATAA
- a CDS encoding serine hydrolase domain-containing protein: protein MQTKSKEKIIKSIEHSFRKKVQKDKNLKSACLLVHSETNGIHINIADGLMDTNQPVYMASVGKLFTSVIISMLYENGKLMYDDKITNYLEPSLLEKIHVYNGKNYTEQIQIKHLLKHTSGLPDFFHQLLNQLLKDHNFNLSPEEAITWAKIHQKPHFPPGDGFKYSDTNYHLLGLIIEKLTQLPLHEAIHQYIYEPLEMTHSSFLFESNPIDKKTLPVADFYVNHHNITNFKGYSGIDYAGSGVVSTGEDLLKFMKALTSHQLVKKETLEKMKRDNAKYGVGIDYGYGMMQFKPVPLLMPKKFTLWGHAGITGAFMFYHPKLDTYVIGTFNDFSYERKGVKFMLMNVINRL, encoded by the coding sequence ATGCAAACGAAATCGAAGGAAAAAATAATTAAGTCCATTGAACATTCATTTAGAAAAAAAGTGCAAAAAGATAAAAACCTAAAGAGTGCATGTTTACTCGTTCATTCGGAAACGAACGGCATTCACATAAATATCGCAGATGGTTTGATGGATACCAATCAGCCCGTTTATATGGCAAGCGTCGGGAAGCTGTTTACATCCGTTATCATTAGTATGTTATATGAAAATGGAAAATTAATGTATGATGATAAGATCACAAACTATTTGGAACCGTCACTGCTAGAAAAAATCCATGTATATAACGGAAAGAATTATACAGAACAAATTCAAATCAAACATCTACTAAAACATACATCTGGCTTACCTGATTTTTTTCATCAATTATTAAACCAACTTCTAAAAGATCACAACTTTAATTTGAGCCCTGAGGAGGCCATCACTTGGGCAAAAATTCATCAAAAACCTCATTTCCCTCCAGGTGATGGATTTAAATATTCCGATACTAACTATCATTTGTTAGGATTGATCATTGAAAAATTGACTCAATTACCTCTTCATGAAGCGATCCACCAATATATTTACGAGCCTCTCGAAATGACGCATTCATCATTCCTATTCGAATCTAATCCAATAGATAAAAAAACGTTACCAGTCGCAGATTTTTATGTAAATCATCACAATATCACTAATTTCAAAGGATATTCAGGGATCGACTATGCTGGGAGTGGAGTCGTATCTACAGGCGAAGATTTGTTAAAGTTTATGAAAGCATTAACTTCTCACCAATTAGTAAAAAAAGAAACGCTAGAGAAAATGAAGCGAGATAATGCAAAGTATGGTGTCGGAATTGACTATGGTTATGGAATGATGCAGTTTAAACCAGTGCCACTTCTCATGCCTAAAAAATTTACACTCTGGGGTCACGCTGGTATAACAGGGGCGTTTATGTTTTATCATCCGAAGCTGGATACCTATGTAATTGGTACGTTTAACGATTTTTCGTATGAAAGAAAAGGCGTCAAATTTATGTTAATGAACGTGATTAATCGGTTATAA
- a CDS encoding class I SAM-dependent methyltransferase: MGIDFHSNKNRGSYTSRKADKLWGDAITHLVPIEDISVALEVGCGGGIYCKALSEMGVNFVTGVDFSDAMLEGARENCKDYPNISFKNGSAFQTGVESNHYDLLLERALIHHINDLRSCFAEGNRVLKDGGYYIVQDRTPEDCLLVGSDRHIRGYFFELFPKLKEKELNRRHKSQLVIETLKKVGFNNIEEMKLWETRKVYDTKEQLLQDLSERTGRSILHELDNVELNRLVNHIDHSLPTDGKIVERDRWTIWKAVK; the protein is encoded by the coding sequence GTGGGCATTGATTTTCATAGCAACAAAAACCGAGGTAGTTATACGAGTCGAAAGGCTGATAAGTTATGGGGCGATGCGATAACCCATCTTGTGCCGATCGAAGATATATCTGTTGCATTAGAAGTTGGGTGTGGTGGGGGAATATACTGTAAGGCACTTTCGGAGATGGGAGTCAATTTTGTTACGGGGGTAGATTTTTCAGATGCTATGCTTGAAGGTGCAAGAGAGAATTGTAAAGACTATCCAAATATTTCTTTTAAGAATGGAAGTGCTTTTCAAACAGGTGTAGAAAGTAACCATTATGATCTATTGCTTGAACGGGCATTGATTCACCATATCAACGACTTACGTTCGTGTTTCGCAGAAGGAAATCGAGTCTTAAAGGATGGTGGATATTATATTGTTCAAGACCGTACGCCTGAAGATTGCCTCTTAGTGGGTAGTGATCGTCATATTAGAGGGTATTTCTTTGAACTTTTTCCGAAACTAAAGGAAAAAGAGTTAAATCGCAGGCATAAGAGTCAATTGGTAATCGAAACGCTAAAGAAAGTTGGTTTTAATAACATTGAAGAAATGAAGTTATGGGAAACAAGAAAAGTGTACGATACGAAAGAGCAGTTGCTACAAGATTTAAGTGAAAGAACGGGAAGAAGTATTTTGCATGAACTAGATAATGTAGAATTAAATCGTTTAGTCAATCATATCGATCATTCTTTGCCAACAGATGGAAAGATCGTTGAAAGAGATCGATGGACGATTTGGAAGGCAGTTAAATGA
- a CDS encoding GNAT family N-acetyltransferase encodes MQIRLAKVEELQRVLDILNEVTLDLKQKGINQWIEPWDENKVLDQINNHYIYVLLNSEETITGTFCLYDIDRIKEVSVGEISKYLSQIAILPKYQGRNYGSKITQFACSLVKEMNQTLYLDCWAGNDKLKEFYSNNGFEYIGDFPEEDYLISMFKYN; translated from the coding sequence ATGCAAATTAGATTAGCAAAGGTAGAAGAATTGCAACGGGTGTTGGATATATTGAATGAGGTTACATTAGATTTGAAACAAAAAGGAATCAACCAATGGATTGAACCTTGGGATGAAAATAAAGTTTTAGATCAGATAAATAATCATTACATTTATGTTTTATTAAACAGTGAGGAAACCATCACAGGAACCTTTTGTTTATATGATATAGATAGGATCAAAGAGGTATCTGTTGGTGAAATAAGTAAATATCTATCTCAAATTGCTATTTTGCCAAAATATCAAGGTAGAAATTATGGTTCTAAAATCACACAATTTGCTTGTTCCTTAGTAAAAGAAATGAATCAAACGTTATATTTAGACTGTTGGGCTGGAAATGATAAGTTAAAAGAGTTCTATAGTAACAATGGATTTGAATATATCGGGGATTTTCCAGAAGAAGACTACTTGATCAGCATGTTTAAATATAATTAA
- a CDS encoding putative thiazole-containing bacteriocin maturation protein, giving the protein MAKINASARLKVKRDTFYLPDQEGGVYFRNNESSFRIKGNTIYLWIETLMPMFNGEQTLGELTKGLTIPYKKRVYEIGETLYKNGFVRDVSQDRPHQLNRTVLEKYSSQIEFIENFGDSGAYHFQEYRQAKVLAVGAGSILVSLVSALIESGLPKLHFMVTDSIPTNRTRIYELVENAQKTDSEIEVMEVSFEKGKQKSFWEQVVQDYDGVLYVSQNGNINELRELNSVCKEERKVFLPAICLEQVGLSGPVVHPDSDGCWESAWRRLHQAAVHADRQPTNFSYTTGSILANVLVFEFFKKAVGIAGSTQSNQIYLLNFETLEGNWLSFITHPLVTSTTKTTMLIEDLNLRIKQQLNRITSTSNLLEYFSRLTSEEIGILHLWEESNLPQLPLAQCYVQAVNPLTYGPAELLEKVVCAGFTHEEAKRHAGLTGIEMYVTQLIDAQVKGFSSQNHHVDSTIPEGLLGIGAGETIEEAVCRGLQRFLDETLKERKVEQRNTIFDLQPGSIDDKQCRFYIDALTTLHGPLIIDEKEDILGFPVIGVGYNGRWSTKAGLNTTLALRNALEQALLNTENETNSLERHEMEPAKFLEKKESKLKIPSCDEITQFELLQSSIQVLTENKKRLFVYDLSIEPFLKEQLAGVFGVQVRGEES; this is encoded by the coding sequence ATGGCAAAAATTAACGCTTCCGCACGTCTGAAGGTAAAAAGAGATACATTTTATCTACCTGATCAAGAAGGTGGTGTGTATTTTAGAAATAACGAAAGCTCATTCCGAATAAAAGGAAATACCATCTATCTGTGGATTGAAACACTGATGCCAATGTTCAACGGGGAGCAAACATTAGGTGAATTGACAAAAGGACTAACAATCCCTTATAAGAAGAGAGTATATGAGATTGGAGAAACGTTGTACAAGAACGGGTTTGTACGAGATGTAAGTCAAGATCGTCCACACCAATTAAATCGTACAGTTCTTGAAAAATACTCTTCACAAATTGAATTTATTGAGAATTTTGGTGATTCTGGTGCGTACCACTTTCAAGAATACCGTCAAGCGAAAGTTCTAGCAGTCGGTGCAGGCTCCATTCTCGTTTCATTAGTTAGTGCATTAATCGAATCTGGACTTCCTAAGTTGCATTTTATGGTTACGGATTCAATACCTACTAATCGGACCCGGATTTATGAACTGGTGGAGAATGCCCAAAAAACTGATTCCGAGATTGAAGTAATGGAGGTCTCTTTTGAAAAAGGGAAGCAAAAAAGTTTTTGGGAACAAGTGGTGCAGGACTATGATGGGGTTCTTTATGTCTCGCAGAACGGAAATATAAATGAACTAAGGGAACTTAATTCCGTGTGTAAAGAGGAGAGGAAGGTATTTCTACCTGCCATATGTTTAGAGCAAGTTGGGCTATCAGGTCCAGTCGTTCATCCTGATTCAGATGGATGCTGGGAGTCTGCATGGCGTCGCCTCCATCAAGCTGCTGTTCATGCCGATCGACAGCCTACCAATTTTTCTTACACAACTGGATCGATTTTAGCCAATGTCCTTGTATTTGAATTTTTCAAGAAAGCTGTAGGAATTGCAGGGTCAACTCAAAGTAATCAAATTTACCTGCTGAATTTTGAAACATTAGAAGGAAACTGGTTATCATTCATCACACACCCGTTAGTTACCTCTACAACTAAAACGACCATGCTGATTGAAGACCTTAATTTAAGGATTAAACAGCAATTGAACAGAATTACCTCAACTAGTAACCTATTGGAATACTTTAGTAGATTAACTTCCGAAGAAATAGGAATTTTGCATTTATGGGAGGAAAGTAATTTGCCACAGCTTCCTCTGGCACAATGTTATGTTCAAGCAGTTAATCCGTTGACTTACGGACCAGCAGAGCTCCTTGAAAAAGTTGTTTGTGCAGGTTTTACACATGAGGAAGCAAAAAGACATGCTGGGCTGACTGGCATTGAAATGTATGTTACACAATTAATCGATGCACAAGTTAAGGGATTCTCAAGCCAGAATCATCATGTTGACTCAACCATACCAGAGGGTTTATTAGGCATTGGAGCAGGGGAAACAATCGAAGAGGCTGTATGTAGAGGGCTACAAAGATTTTTAGATGAAACATTAAAAGAAAGAAAGGTGGAACAACGGAATACGATTTTTGATTTGCAACCAGGTTCAATAGATGATAAACAATGCAGATTTTATATAGATGCGTTGACTACCTTACATGGTCCACTAATCATCGATGAAAAAGAGGATATACTAGGCTTCCCTGTTATAGGAGTAGGTTATAATGGTCGATGGTCCACTAAGGCAGGTTTAAATACAACGTTAGCATTACGAAATGCATTAGAACAAGCACTTTTGAATACTGAAAACGAGACGAATTCACTGGAAAGGCATGAAATGGAGCCAGCCAAATTTCTTGAAAAGAAGGAATCCAAACTCAAAATTCCTTCTTGTGATGAAATAACTCAATTTGAGCTATTACAATCTTCCATTCAGGTCCTAACAGAAAACAAGAAACGCTTATTCGTTTATGATCTTTCTATCGAACCTTTTTTAAAAGAGCAACTAGCAGGAGTTTTTGGCGTCCAAGTTCGAGGGGAGGAATCATAA
- a CDS encoding TOMM precursor leader peptide-binding protein, which translates to MASLILMDGKGLLADFVYNQLSGNILIKRQSILEDFPDETELALVLHDSWHPKVHQKAEERFRDVGIPWLRGFISFGEGIIGPLVRSDTSGCSFCADMRRIIAGSDRQEMWKFQGRMPEEEAILQDAWASQIGLFQMATLISNEVRRILQGESSNIEEKVFILNLRTLSNSRHFFLPNPSCPMCSSLPNDTSELAQIRLKSSPKINGGGYRSRSIDELKTVLVKDYLDYRTGLMNGKMQDVRLPFADVLVNMPLFGGDEGVAGRSNSYEMSELTAILEGLERYCGIEPRGKRTVVHDSYRHLENKALNPTSVGVHEKDQYEKPHFPFKPFNPDAPMNWVWGYSFLQERPILIPELLAYYSLGCGEGFIYETSNGCALGGTLEEAIFHAIMEVVERDSFLLTWYARLPLPRLDLRSANDIELQLMVDRISEVTGYDLYFYNSTMEHEISSVWAVAKNRRSKGVNIICAAGANPDPVRAVKSTIYELAGMMFRDDEKLEINRQKYKRMLKDPFAVRTMEDHGMLYGLREAEERLNFLLDNHRPLRTFAEEFKEPPTNTDLKDDLQDILQRFRRLNLDVIVIDQTTPITKRNGLFCVKVLIPGMLPMTFGHHLTRVKGLERVLSVPMQLGFVKKPLLYEQLNPYPHPFP; encoded by the coding sequence ATGGCATCCTTAATTCTAATGGATGGAAAGGGGTTATTGGCAGATTTTGTCTATAATCAATTGTCCGGAAACATTCTCATAAAGCGTCAAAGTATATTAGAAGACTTTCCTGATGAAACAGAATTGGCTCTGGTGCTCCACGATTCTTGGCATCCAAAGGTTCATCAAAAAGCGGAAGAAAGATTCAGGGACGTTGGTATCCCTTGGCTTCGAGGTTTCATTTCGTTTGGGGAGGGAATCATTGGTCCCTTAGTACGCTCCGATACATCGGGATGTTCTTTCTGTGCTGACATGCGACGTATCATAGCGGGATCTGATCGTCAAGAAATGTGGAAGTTTCAAGGAAGAATGCCAGAAGAAGAAGCTATACTGCAAGATGCTTGGGCATCACAAATAGGTCTGTTTCAAATGGCAACTTTGATAAGTAATGAAGTGCGGCGGATTCTTCAAGGCGAATCCAGCAACATCGAAGAAAAAGTGTTCATTTTGAACCTGAGAACGTTATCGAACTCTCGTCACTTTTTCTTGCCTAATCCATCGTGCCCGATGTGCAGTTCATTACCCAATGATACATCAGAATTAGCTCAAATACGGTTAAAATCTAGTCCTAAAATCAATGGTGGCGGTTATCGCAGTCGTTCGATAGATGAATTAAAAACAGTGCTAGTCAAAGATTATCTTGATTATCGTACTGGGCTCATGAATGGGAAGATGCAGGATGTCAGGCTACCATTTGCTGATGTTTTAGTGAACATGCCGCTGTTTGGAGGAGATGAGGGAGTAGCAGGGAGATCTAATTCTTATGAAATGAGTGAGCTTACTGCTATTTTAGAAGGATTGGAAAGATATTGTGGGATCGAGCCTCGAGGAAAAAGGACAGTCGTTCATGATAGTTATCGTCATTTAGAAAATAAAGCACTAAATCCTACAAGTGTTGGTGTACATGAAAAGGATCAATATGAAAAGCCTCATTTTCCGTTTAAACCTTTTAATCCTGATGCCCCAATGAATTGGGTCTGGGGTTATTCTTTCTTACAAGAACGTCCTATTCTGATTCCAGAGTTACTTGCTTACTATAGTTTGGGCTGTGGGGAGGGCTTTATATACGAAACATCAAACGGATGTGCATTAGGGGGGACTTTAGAGGAAGCCATTTTCCATGCTATTATGGAGGTTGTCGAGCGGGATTCGTTCTTGTTAACCTGGTATGCGAGGCTCCCTCTTCCGCGGCTTGACCTTCGTTCAGCTAACGATATAGAATTACAGCTGATGGTCGACCGTATTTCTGAGGTTACAGGTTATGACCTTTATTTTTACAATTCGACGATGGAACATGAAATTTCAAGTGTTTGGGCAGTGGCAAAAAACAGAAGATCCAAGGGTGTAAACATTATTTGTGCAGCAGGTGCTAACCCTGATCCTGTAAGGGCTGTAAAAAGCACGATTTACGAGCTTGCAGGAATGATGTTTAGGGATGATGAAAAATTGGAGATAAACCGACAGAAATATAAAAGGATGCTTAAAGATCCGTTCGCAGTACGTACTATGGAGGACCATGGTATGCTATACGGTCTGCGAGAAGCAGAGGAACGACTAAATTTTTTGTTGGATAATCATCGACCTTTACGTACATTTGCTGAGGAATTTAAGGAACCACCAACCAATACTGATCTAAAAGATGATCTTCAGGATATCCTTCAGAGGTTCCGCCGTTTAAATCTTGATGTTATTGTGATTGACCAAACCACGCCTATAACCAAGCGCAATGGATTGTTCTGTGTAAAGGTATTGATTCCTGGTATGCTACCAATGACATTTGGACATCACCTCACCCGTGTAAAAGGGTTGGAGAGGGTACTTAGTGTACCCATGCAACTAGGGTTTGTGAAGAAACCGTTATTGTATGAACAGCTTAACCCATATCCCCATCCATTCCCATAA